The Nycticebus coucang isolate mNycCou1 chromosome 15, mNycCou1.pri, whole genome shotgun sequence genome has a segment encoding these proteins:
- the CDX2 gene encoding homeobox protein CDX-2 isoform X2, which translates to MYVSYLLDKDVSMYPSSVRHSGGLNLAPQNFVSPPQYPDYGGYHVAAAAAAAANLDSAQSPGPSWPPAYGAPLREDWNGYAPGGAAAAANAVAHSLNGGSPAAAMGYSSPADYHPHHHPHHHPHHPAAAPSCASGLLQTLNPGPPGPAATAAAEQLSPGGQRRNLCEWMRKPAQPSLGSQVKTRTKDKYRVVYTDHQRLELEKEFHYSRYITIRRKAELAATLGLSERLRFGFRTEEQRKGKSTRKSCSSSSSNSHSSSHLHRLPNSLPSLSLVL; encoded by the exons ATGTACGTGAGCTACCTTCTGGACAAGGACGTGAGCATGTACCCCAGCTCCGTGCGCCACTCTGGCGGCCTCAACCTGGCGCCGCAGAACTTCGTCAGCCCCCCGCAGTACCCGGACTACGGAGGTTACCACGTGGCGGCTGCGGCCGCGGCGGCCGCGAACTTGGACAGCGCGCAGTCCCCAGGGCCATCCTGGCCGCCCGCATATGGCGCCCCGCTCCGGGAGGACTGGAACGGCTATGCGCCGGGGGGCGCAGCGGCCGCCGCCAACGCCGTGGCGCACAGCCTCAACGGGGGATCCCCAGCCGCCGCCATGGGCTACAGTAGCCCCGCGGATTACCACCCGCACCACCACCCACACCACCACCCGCACCATCCGGCCGCTGCGCCTTCTTGCGCCTCTGGGCTGCTGCAGACGCTCAACCCCGGGCCGCCCGGGCcggccgccaccgccgccgcggAGCAGTTGTCCCCGGGAGGCCAGCGGCGGAACCTGTGCGAGTGGATGCGGAAGCCGGCGCAGCCGTCTCTTGGAAGCCAAG TGAAAACCAGGACGAAAGACAAATACCGGGTCGTGTACACGGACCACCAGCGGCTGGAGCtggagaaagagtttcactaCAGCCGCTACATCACCATCCGGAGGAAGGCAGAGCTGGCTGCCACGCTGGGGCTTTCAGAGAG GTTAAGATTTGGTTTCAGAACCGaagagcaaaggaaaggaaaatcaacaagaaaaagttgcagcagcagcagcagcaacagccaCAGCAGCAGCCACCTCCACCGCCTCCCCAACAGcctccccagcctcagcctggtCCTTTGA
- the CDX2 gene encoding homeobox protein CDX-2 isoform X1, translating to MYVSYLLDKDVSMYPSSVRHSGGLNLAPQNFVSPPQYPDYGGYHVAAAAAAAANLDSAQSPGPSWPPAYGAPLREDWNGYAPGGAAAAANAVAHSLNGGSPAAAMGYSSPADYHPHHHPHHHPHHPAAAPSCASGLLQTLNPGPPGPAATAAAEQLSPGGQRRNLCEWMRKPAQPSLGSQVKTRTKDKYRVVYTDHQRLELEKEFHYSRYITIRRKAELAATLGLSERQVKIWFQNRRAKERKINKKKLQQQQQQQPQQQPPPPPPQQPPQPQPGPLRNVPEPLSPVSSLQGSVPGSVPGVLGPTGGVLNPTVT from the exons ATGTACGTGAGCTACCTTCTGGACAAGGACGTGAGCATGTACCCCAGCTCCGTGCGCCACTCTGGCGGCCTCAACCTGGCGCCGCAGAACTTCGTCAGCCCCCCGCAGTACCCGGACTACGGAGGTTACCACGTGGCGGCTGCGGCCGCGGCGGCCGCGAACTTGGACAGCGCGCAGTCCCCAGGGCCATCCTGGCCGCCCGCATATGGCGCCCCGCTCCGGGAGGACTGGAACGGCTATGCGCCGGGGGGCGCAGCGGCCGCCGCCAACGCCGTGGCGCACAGCCTCAACGGGGGATCCCCAGCCGCCGCCATGGGCTACAGTAGCCCCGCGGATTACCACCCGCACCACCACCCACACCACCACCCGCACCATCCGGCCGCTGCGCCTTCTTGCGCCTCTGGGCTGCTGCAGACGCTCAACCCCGGGCCGCCCGGGCcggccgccaccgccgccgcggAGCAGTTGTCCCCGGGAGGCCAGCGGCGGAACCTGTGCGAGTGGATGCGGAAGCCGGCGCAGCCGTCTCTTGGAAGCCAAG TGAAAACCAGGACGAAAGACAAATACCGGGTCGTGTACACGGACCACCAGCGGCTGGAGCtggagaaagagtttcactaCAGCCGCTACATCACCATCCGGAGGAAGGCAGAGCTGGCTGCCACGCTGGGGCTTTCAGAGAGGCAG GTTAAGATTTGGTTTCAGAACCGaagagcaaaggaaaggaaaatcaacaagaaaaagttgcagcagcagcagcagcaacagccaCAGCAGCAGCCACCTCCACCGCCTCCCCAACAGcctccccagcctcagcctggtCCTTTGAGAAATGTGCCAGAGCCCTTGAGTCCTGTGTCTTCCCTGCAAGGCTCAGTGCCAGGTTCTGTCCCTGGGGTTCTGGGGCCCACTGGGGGTGTGTTAAACCCCACTGTCACCTAG